Genomic DNA from Bartonella alsatica:
ACGTGATATCCATGTTCATGTTCCAGAGGGAGCTACACCAAAAGATGGTCCATCAGCTGGAATTGCAATGGTGACAGCAATTGTTTCAGTATTAACAGGGATAGCAGTGCATAAAGATATTGCAATGACTGGTGAAATTACTTTACGTGGGCGTGTTTTACCAATTGGTGGATTGAAAGAAAAATTGCTTGCAGCTCTTCGAGGGGGTATAAAAAAAGTACTTATCCCTGAAGAAAATGCAAAAGATTTAATTGATATCCCCGACGATGTGAAAAATAATATGGAGATTATACCAGTAAATCATGTAAGTGAAGTTCTTAAGCATGCCTTAGTTCGTTTCCCTGATCCTATTGAATGGACAGAGTCTCCTACAGTACCTGTACCTATTAGGACAGAAAGCGATAGCGAAGGAATACAGATTGCACACTGATTCATTAAGCTCATTTGATACGGTATTTTCAAAGCAGCAGAAGGCATTTTGGTAGCTGTTTTTCCATTTATTTTGAATAAAAAACGAAAAATTCCGTGAATAACTGTGTTTATTGATAAAAAAACGATGTTTTGGATAAAAATAAGGCTTCTGTTTGCTGTACTTTTTAATAAACTGACCGATAACACGGTTAAGTTGTGTTATCCGGTAATATAGGGAAAGGAAATATTTCATGAATAAAAGTGAATTGGTTAACTCCATTGCTGAAAAGGCTGGTGTTTCGAAAGCGCAAGCAGGTTCTGTTGTAGATGCTTTTATTGCCTCTGTAACAGAGGCTTTGGCTTCAGGAGGAGACGTTCGTCTTCCAGGTTTTGGTTCTTTTGAAGTTTCTCATCGTGCTGCCACAAAGGGGCGTAATCCTTCAACTGGCGCTGAAATTAATATTCCAGCGCGTTCTGTGCCCAAATTTTCTGCAGGGAAAAGTTTAAAAGAAGCTGTTAATAAAAAATAATTTGAACAACACTAAAAAAAACCCAGTTTTACTTATAACCGGGTTTTTTTAGAAGTATTCTCTTTTAAACTTCTCTACCTGAAGGATTACTATTATGTGTCGACTTTAAGGGCTATCGTTCTTTTAAAAGATCATTTTAGAGTTTTATAAAGCATTGGCGCGTAAAATATGTTTATTTGAATGCTTTCAATAAAATATTACAATATAGAGATTTCTGTAATTTGTAAAGATTATCTTAATCTCATTTTGGCAGCACATTA
This window encodes:
- a CDS encoding HU family DNA-binding protein — its product is MNKSELVNSIAEKAGVSKAQAGSVVDAFIASVTEALASGGDVRLPGFGSFEVSHRAATKGRNPSTGAEINIPARSVPKFSAGKSLKEAVNKK